Proteins encoded together in one Telopea speciosissima isolate NSW1024214 ecotype Mountain lineage chromosome 6, Tspe_v1, whole genome shotgun sequence window:
- the LOC122665984 gene encoding PLAT domain-containing protein 3-like has translation MSRLFRSLIFLSFLLSSMATAVPNSVTKVSSSDECVYTLYVRTGSIIKSGTDSKISVELEDEFGDSVRVNDLEEWGLMEPHHEYFEWGNLDIFSGRGPCVGSQLCRLNLTSDGTGQHHGWYCNYVEVTSTGPHQTCSKTIFEVEQWLATDAPPYSLSAILDGCGLQKLGKATDQTIVAVKNDHKNDFEMNDHQMPGGSDASL, from the exons atgaGTCGCCTCTTCCGTTCCCTCATCTTCCTTTCATTCCTTCTGTCTTCCATGGCCACTGCGGTACCCAACTCGGTCACTAAAGTATCCAGTTCG GATGAGTGCGTGTACACGCTGTATGTGAGGACAGGATCCATCATAAAGTCAGGGACAGACTCGAAGATCAGCGTGGAGCTCGAAGATGAGTTTGGGGATTCGGTTCGGGTGAATGACCTGGAAGAATGGGGGTTGATGGAGCCCCACCACGAGTACTTCGAGTGGGGTAACCTTGACATCTTCAGCGGCAGAGGTCCTTGTGTGGGGTCCCAACTCTGCCGTCTCAACCTCACATCCGACGGTACTGGACAACATCACGGCTGGTACTGTAATTACGTGGAAGTCACCTCGACTGGGCCCCACCAGACTTGCAGCAAGACCATCTTTGAAGTGGAGCAGTGGCTCGCAACTGACGCTCCACCTTATAGTCTCTCAGCCATCCTGGATGGTTGTGGGCTACAGAAGCTTGGAAAAGCTACTGATCAGACGATTGTTGCTGTTAAGAACGATCACAAGAATGATTTCGAGATGAACGATCATCAAATGCCTGGTGGATCTGATGCTTCTTTATAA
- the LOC122663721 gene encoding malate dehydrogenase-like isoform X3, with the protein MAKDPIRILVTGAAGNSFSLITLISYFLLIGQIGYALVPMIARGVMLGPDQPVILHMLDIEPAMEALNGVKMELIDAAFPLLKGVVATTDAVEACKDVDIAIMVGGFPRKEGMERKDVMSKNVSIYKAQASALEKHAAPNCKVLVVANPANTNALILKEFAPSIPEKNISCLTRLDHNRALGQISERLNVDVSYVKNVIIWGNHSSTQYPDVNHATVITGSGEKSVKELVADDQWLKTEFITTVQQRGAAIIKARKLSSALSAASAACDHIRDWVLGTPKGTWVSMGVYSDGSYGIPSGLIYSFPVTCEKGEWSIVKGLKIDEFSREKMDATANELIEEKSLAHSCVN; encoded by the exons ATGGCGAAAGATCCAATCAGGATTCTCGTCACCGGGGCCGCTGGTAATTCATTCTCTCTAATCACTCTCATATCATATTTCTTACTAATTG GGCAAATAGGCTATGCTCTTGTCCCTATGATTGCCAGGGGAGTGATGTTGGGGCCAGATCAGCCTGTTATTCTGCATATGCTTGATATTGAACCTGCTATGGAGGCCTTAAATGGGGTAAAAATGGAGTTGATCGATGCTGCGTTTCCCCTCCTCAAAG GTGTTGTTGCCACCACAGATGCTGTTGAGGCTTGTAAAGATGTTGACATAGCAATTATGGTTGGTGGGTTTCCTAGGAAAGAGGGAATGGAAAGGAAAGATGTGATGTCTAAAAATGTATCCATCTACAAAGCTCAAGCTTCGGCTCTGGAGAAGCATGCAGCTCCAAACTGCAAG GTGCTAGTTGTTGCCAATCCAGCCAACACAAATGCACTCATCCTGAAAGAATTTGCTCCTTCAATCCCCGAGAAAAATATCTCATGCCTTACGCGACTTGATCATAATAGGGCTCTTGGCCAAATCTCAGAGAGGCTAAACGTAGATGTCAGttatgtgaaaaatgtcatcATATGGGGTAACCACTCTTCAACTCAATATCCTGACGTGAATCATGCGACTGTCATTACTGGCAGTGGGGAGAAATCCGTCAAAGAACTTGTTGCCGATGATCAATG GCTGAAGACTGAGTTCATCACCACTGTTCAGCAACGAGGTGCAGCCATCATCAAAGCCCGAAAGCTGTCAAGTGCATTGTCTGCTGCCAGTGCTGCCTGTGATCATATACGCGATTGGGTTCTTGGCACTCCTAAG GGGACATGGGTATCTATGGGAGTGTACTCAGATGGGTCTTATGGGATCCCATCAGGCCTTATCTACTCCTTCCCTGTTACTTGTGAGAAAGGAGAATGGTCAATTGTGAAGG GTCTCAAAATCGATGAGTTTTCAAGGGAAAAGATGGATGCCACAGCAAACGAGCTCATTGAAGAGAAATCTTTAGCTCATTCATGCGTTAATTGA
- the LOC122663721 gene encoding malate dehydrogenase-like isoform X4, with amino-acid sequence MAKDPIRILVTGAAGQIGYALVPMIARGVMLGPDQPVILHMLDIEPAMEALNGVKMELIDAAFPLLKGVVATTDAVEACKDVDIAIMVGGFPRKEGMERKDVMSKNVSIYKAQASALEKHAAPNCKVLVVANPANTNALILKEFAPSIPEKNISCLTRLDHNRALGQISERLNVDVSYVKNVIIWGNHSSTQYPDVNHATVITGSGEKSVKELVADDQWLKTEFITTVQQRGAAIIKARKLSSALSAASAACDHIRDWVLGTPKGTWVSMGVYSDGSYGIPSGLIYSFPVTCEKGEWSIVKGLKIDEFSREKMDATANELIEEKSLAHSCVN; translated from the exons ATGGCGAAAGATCCAATCAGGATTCTCGTCACCGGGGCCGCTG GGCAAATAGGCTATGCTCTTGTCCCTATGATTGCCAGGGGAGTGATGTTGGGGCCAGATCAGCCTGTTATTCTGCATATGCTTGATATTGAACCTGCTATGGAGGCCTTAAATGGGGTAAAAATGGAGTTGATCGATGCTGCGTTTCCCCTCCTCAAAG GTGTTGTTGCCACCACAGATGCTGTTGAGGCTTGTAAAGATGTTGACATAGCAATTATGGTTGGTGGGTTTCCTAGGAAAGAGGGAATGGAAAGGAAAGATGTGATGTCTAAAAATGTATCCATCTACAAAGCTCAAGCTTCGGCTCTGGAGAAGCATGCAGCTCCAAACTGCAAG GTGCTAGTTGTTGCCAATCCAGCCAACACAAATGCACTCATCCTGAAAGAATTTGCTCCTTCAATCCCCGAGAAAAATATCTCATGCCTTACGCGACTTGATCATAATAGGGCTCTTGGCCAAATCTCAGAGAGGCTAAACGTAGATGTCAGttatgtgaaaaatgtcatcATATGGGGTAACCACTCTTCAACTCAATATCCTGACGTGAATCATGCGACTGTCATTACTGGCAGTGGGGAGAAATCCGTCAAAGAACTTGTTGCCGATGATCAATG GCTGAAGACTGAGTTCATCACCACTGTTCAGCAACGAGGTGCAGCCATCATCAAAGCCCGAAAGCTGTCAAGTGCATTGTCTGCTGCCAGTGCTGCCTGTGATCATATACGCGATTGGGTTCTTGGCACTCCTAAG GGGACATGGGTATCTATGGGAGTGTACTCAGATGGGTCTTATGGGATCCCATCAGGCCTTATCTACTCCTTCCCTGTTACTTGTGAGAAAGGAGAATGGTCAATTGTGAAGG GTCTCAAAATCGATGAGTTTTCAAGGGAAAAGATGGATGCCACAGCAAACGAGCTCATTGAAGAGAAATCTTTAGCTCATTCATGCGTTAATTGA
- the LOC122663721 gene encoding malate dehydrogenase-like isoform X1 encodes MEEMDYLQLIQKILVVLVSLYLFRKIIKHMASFMIVEKEPLRVLVTGAAGQIGYALVPMIARGVMLGPDQPVILHMLDIEPAMEALNGVKMELIDAAFPLLKGVVATTDAVEACKDVDIAIMVGGFPRKEGMERKDVMSKNVSIYKAQASALEKHAAPNCKVLVVANPANTNALILKEFAPSIPEKNISCLTRLDHNRALGQISERLNVDVSYVKNVIIWGNHSSTQYPDVNHATVITGSGEKSVKELVADDQWLKTEFITTVQQRGAAIIKARKLSSALSAASAACDHIRDWVLGTPKGTWVSMGVYSDGSYGIPSGLIYSFPVTCEKGEWSIVKGLKIDEFSREKMDATANELIEEKSLAHSCVN; translated from the exons ATGGAAGAAATGGATTACCTCCAATTGATTCAAAAAATTCTGGTGGTTTTGGTTTCTCTTTATCTCTTTCGGAAGATCATCAAACATATGGCGAGTTTCATGATTGTAGAAAAGGAACCTTTGAGGGTTCTAGTAACTGGTGCTGCAG GGCAAATAGGCTATGCTCTTGTCCCTATGATTGCCAGGGGAGTGATGTTGGGGCCAGATCAGCCTGTTATTCTGCATATGCTTGATATTGAACCTGCTATGGAGGCCTTAAATGGGGTAAAAATGGAGTTGATCGATGCTGCGTTTCCCCTCCTCAAAG GTGTTGTTGCCACCACAGATGCTGTTGAGGCTTGTAAAGATGTTGACATAGCAATTATGGTTGGTGGGTTTCCTAGGAAAGAGGGAATGGAAAGGAAAGATGTGATGTCTAAAAATGTATCCATCTACAAAGCTCAAGCTTCGGCTCTGGAGAAGCATGCAGCTCCAAACTGCAAG GTGCTAGTTGTTGCCAATCCAGCCAACACAAATGCACTCATCCTGAAAGAATTTGCTCCTTCAATCCCCGAGAAAAATATCTCATGCCTTACGCGACTTGATCATAATAGGGCTCTTGGCCAAATCTCAGAGAGGCTAAACGTAGATGTCAGttatgtgaaaaatgtcatcATATGGGGTAACCACTCTTCAACTCAATATCCTGACGTGAATCATGCGACTGTCATTACTGGCAGTGGGGAGAAATCCGTCAAAGAACTTGTTGCCGATGATCAATG GCTGAAGACTGAGTTCATCACCACTGTTCAGCAACGAGGTGCAGCCATCATCAAAGCCCGAAAGCTGTCAAGTGCATTGTCTGCTGCCAGTGCTGCCTGTGATCATATACGCGATTGGGTTCTTGGCACTCCTAAG GGGACATGGGTATCTATGGGAGTGTACTCAGATGGGTCTTATGGGATCCCATCAGGCCTTATCTACTCCTTCCCTGTTACTTGTGAGAAAGGAGAATGGTCAATTGTGAAGG GTCTCAAAATCGATGAGTTTTCAAGGGAAAAGATGGATGCCACAGCAAACGAGCTCATTGAAGAGAAATCTTTAGCTCATTCATGCGTTAATTGA
- the LOC122663721 gene encoding malate dehydrogenase-like isoform X2, producing the protein MDYLQLIQKILVVLVSLYLFRKIIKHMASFMIVEKEPLRVLVTGAAGQIGYALVPMIARGVMLGPDQPVILHMLDIEPAMEALNGVKMELIDAAFPLLKGVVATTDAVEACKDVDIAIMVGGFPRKEGMERKDVMSKNVSIYKAQASALEKHAAPNCKVLVVANPANTNALILKEFAPSIPEKNISCLTRLDHNRALGQISERLNVDVSYVKNVIIWGNHSSTQYPDVNHATVITGSGEKSVKELVADDQWLKTEFITTVQQRGAAIIKARKLSSALSAASAACDHIRDWVLGTPKGTWVSMGVYSDGSYGIPSGLIYSFPVTCEKGEWSIVKGLKIDEFSREKMDATANELIEEKSLAHSCVN; encoded by the exons ATGGATTACCTCCAATTGATTCAAAAAATTCTGGTGGTTTTGGTTTCTCTTTATCTCTTTCGGAAGATCATCAAACATATGGCGAGTTTCATGATTGTAGAAAAGGAACCTTTGAGGGTTCTAGTAACTGGTGCTGCAG GGCAAATAGGCTATGCTCTTGTCCCTATGATTGCCAGGGGAGTGATGTTGGGGCCAGATCAGCCTGTTATTCTGCATATGCTTGATATTGAACCTGCTATGGAGGCCTTAAATGGGGTAAAAATGGAGTTGATCGATGCTGCGTTTCCCCTCCTCAAAG GTGTTGTTGCCACCACAGATGCTGTTGAGGCTTGTAAAGATGTTGACATAGCAATTATGGTTGGTGGGTTTCCTAGGAAAGAGGGAATGGAAAGGAAAGATGTGATGTCTAAAAATGTATCCATCTACAAAGCTCAAGCTTCGGCTCTGGAGAAGCATGCAGCTCCAAACTGCAAG GTGCTAGTTGTTGCCAATCCAGCCAACACAAATGCACTCATCCTGAAAGAATTTGCTCCTTCAATCCCCGAGAAAAATATCTCATGCCTTACGCGACTTGATCATAATAGGGCTCTTGGCCAAATCTCAGAGAGGCTAAACGTAGATGTCAGttatgtgaaaaatgtcatcATATGGGGTAACCACTCTTCAACTCAATATCCTGACGTGAATCATGCGACTGTCATTACTGGCAGTGGGGAGAAATCCGTCAAAGAACTTGTTGCCGATGATCAATG GCTGAAGACTGAGTTCATCACCACTGTTCAGCAACGAGGTGCAGCCATCATCAAAGCCCGAAAGCTGTCAAGTGCATTGTCTGCTGCCAGTGCTGCCTGTGATCATATACGCGATTGGGTTCTTGGCACTCCTAAG GGGACATGGGTATCTATGGGAGTGTACTCAGATGGGTCTTATGGGATCCCATCAGGCCTTATCTACTCCTTCCCTGTTACTTGTGAGAAAGGAGAATGGTCAATTGTGAAGG GTCTCAAAATCGATGAGTTTTCAAGGGAAAAGATGGATGCCACAGCAAACGAGCTCATTGAAGAGAAATCTTTAGCTCATTCATGCGTTAATTGA
- the LOC122665154 gene encoding O-fucosyltransferase 29-like: MGVEKVRKFSLPRLSLSEGNLTVLHSEKQFCWRSSKKPISWSCVCGLLLFALGLVSLFTGHVASDLEWYSQRLINRRYSKLDGSDGAAISIWKSRSSNFYYGCSNRGHHFPRAVRERASNGYLLIATSGGLNQQRTGITDAVVVARILNATLVVPELDHNSFWKDDSDFISIFDVDWFISSLAKDATIIKRIPDKVMRSMEKPPYTMRVPRKSPPEYYLDQVLPTLLRRRAVQLTKFDYRLSNSLDYELQKLRCRVNYHALRFTKPIRELGQSLVIKMWKMAKRFIAVHLRFEPDMLAFSGCYYGGGDKERNELSQIRQQWPTLPTLSPEEERKRGKCPLTPHEVGLMLRALGFGNDTYLYVASGEIYGGEETLQPLRDLFPNFYTKEMLAGEKLKPFLPYSSRLAAIDYIVCDESDVFVTNNNGNMAKILAGRRRYMGHKRTIRPNAKKLSALFMEREQMDWDTFSRKVRSCQKGFMGEPDEVRPGRGEFHEFPSSCICRKPYGKNIADNSSALEPPGLYVLGSDEEVELDNNRENRGNQQLLDRFSKEIVGETRDIEEEEFLPD; the protein is encoded by the exons ATGGGGGTGGAAAAGGTTAGGAAATTTAGTCTTCCCAGATTGAGCCTTTCTGAAGGTAACCTAACCGTATTACACTCGGAGAAGCAGTTCTGCTGGAGATCATCGAAGAAGCCGATCTCTTGGTCATGTGTGTGCGGGCTGTTGCTTTTCGCCTTGGGTTTAGTTTCGCTCTTCACTGGACATGTTGCCTCCGATCTCGAGTGGTATTCTCAGCGTTTAATTAATCGACGGTACTCAAAACTG GATGGGAGTGATGGTGCAGCAATCAGTATCTGGAAATCAAGATCATCAAATTTCTACTATGGATGTAGTAATAGAGGCCATCATTTCCCTC GTGCTGTACGTGAGCGTGCGTCCAATGGCTATTTGCTAATTGCAACAAGTGGAGGGCTAAACCAACAAAGAACAGGG ATAACAGACGCAGTAGTCGTTGCACGCATTTTGAATGCTACACTAGTTGTACCAGAGCTGGATCATAATTCCTTCTGGAAAGATGACAG TGACTTTATCAGCATTTTCGATGTTGACTGGTTCATCTCTTCTCTAGCAAAGGATGCCACCATTATAAAACGAATCCCTGATAAAGTAATGAGATCAATGGAAAAACCTCCATATACAATGCGTGTTCCAAGGAAGTCACCTCCTGAATATTATCTGGATCAAGTGCTGCCTACACTCTTGAGGAGGCGT GCTGTTCAGTTGACAAAATTTGATTACAGGCTTTCAAACAGCCTTGACTATGAACTGCAAAAGCTGCGCTGCCGAGTGAATTATCATGCTTTGAGATTTACAAAGCCTATACGGGAACTTGGTCAATCACTTGTGATAAAAATGTGGAAGATGGCTAAACGTTTCATTGCAGTTCACTTGAG GTTTGAACCTGATATGCTGGCATTTTCTGGTTGTTACTATGGTGGAGGTGACAAGGAACGAAATGAACTAAGCCAAATCAGGCAGCAGTGGCCAACACTCCCT ACTTTGAGCCCTGAGGAAGAGCGCAAACGAGGAAAATGTCCACTTACTCCTCACGAAGTGGGTCTCATGCTGAGGGCACTAGGTTTTGGAAATGATACCTATCTCTATGTTGCATCTGGAGAAATATATGGTGGAGAAGAGACTCTGCAGCCCCTCAGAGACCTCTTCCCAAATTTCTACACCAAGGAGATGCTTGCTGGTGAAAAGTTGAAACCCTTCCTTCCCTACTCGTCTCGCCTTGCTGCCATTGACTACATTGTATGTGACGAGAGTGATGTATTTGTCACCAATAACAACGGTAATATGGCCAAGATTCTTGCTGGTCGACG GAGGTACATGGGCCACAAAAGGACGATCAGGCCAAATGCGAAGAAGCTGAGTGCATTGTTCATGGAACGGGAGCAGATGGATTGGGATACATTTTCCAGGAAAGTGCGATCATGCCAAAAAGGCTTCATGGGAGAGCCAGACGAGGTGAGGCCAGGACGAGGTGAATTCCATGAATTCCCATCATCTTGTATCTGCCGGAAACCATACGGAAAGAATATTGCTGATAACAGCAGTGCTCTGGAGCCACCAGGACTGTATGTCTTGGGTTCAGATGAGGAGGTTGAGTTAGATAACAATAGAGAGAACAGAGGCAATCAGCAGCTATTGGACAGATTTAGCAAGGAAATTGTAGGCGAAACCCGAGATATTGAAGAGGAGGAGTTCTTACCAGATTAG